Proteins from a genomic interval of Brachybacterium vulturis:
- a CDS encoding DUF3817 domain-containing protein — MPAPRPLDEVACRTAFARFRVASFVEGIALLVLVGIMTMRYVVFGGDTWFSSVSPFWDQVSSVWSPIHGLIYMIYVVLGFDLWMKMRWGLPRMLLLMFFGIVPVLSFFGERWTHQRVESDLTRRPTLQDDARAGAPGGE; from the coding sequence GTGCCCGCTCCCCGCCCCCTCGACGAAGTCGCCTGCAGGACCGCCTTCGCCCGTTTCCGCGTGGCCTCCTTCGTGGAGGGCATCGCCCTGCTGGTGCTGGTGGGCATCATGACGATGCGCTACGTCGTCTTCGGCGGCGACACCTGGTTCTCCTCGGTCTCCCCGTTCTGGGACCAGGTCTCCTCCGTCTGGTCCCCGATCCACGGCCTGATCTACATGATCTACGTGGTCCTCGGCTTCGACCTGTGGATGAAGATGCGCTGGGGCCTGCCGCGGATGCTGCTGCTGATGTTCTTCGGCATCGTCCCGGTGCTGTCGTTCTTCGGGGAGCGCTGGACCCACCAGCGGGTCGAGTCCGACCTCACCCGTCGACCCACCCTGCAGGACGATGCCCGCGCCGGAGCTCCGGGTGGGGAGTGA